One segment of Gopherus evgoodei ecotype Sinaloan lineage chromosome 20, rGopEvg1_v1.p, whole genome shotgun sequence DNA contains the following:
- the LOC115637741 gene encoding veficolin-1-like isoform X1 yields the protein MKSCMGLLLALAFLLAAPGPRAGFAQETESGCCAQLKELSQCGADKKIFFQGQPGIPGMPGMPGTNGLLGAKGDLGPQGPPGEKGSPGAMGKAGPKGDKGEASSSASSQQQGVGARNCKELLEQGEGLSGWYTIHPEPGRTLTVFCDMETDGGGWLVFQRRQDGSVDFYRGWEAYKRGFGNQASEFWLGNDNIHLLTNTGTYQLRIEARDFNESSTFAKYSSFKMFSERENYTLALGSYSDGTMGDSLSGHNRLGFSTRDKDHDTFGGSCAILYKGGWWYGQCHSSNLNGLYLKGEHSSYANGINWSTGKGHHYSYKYVDMKIRPQ from the exons ATGAAGTCTTGCATGGGCCTTCTCCTCGCCCTGGCATTCCTGCTGGCTGCCCCGGGCCCCAGGGCAGGCTTTGCCCAGGAGACAGAGTCCGGCTGCTGTGCAC AGCTGAAGGAATTATCCCAGTGCGGAGCGGACAAGAAGATCTTTTTCCAGGGCCAGCCAGGGATCCCAGGAATGCCAGGCATGCCGGGGACAAATGGCCTACTTGGGGCTAAAGGAGATCTAGGCCCTCAAGGGCCCCCAG GTGAGAAGGGctcccctggggcaatggggaaggCTGGACCCAAAGGAGACAAAG gAGAAGCCAGCAGTTCTGCCAGCTCTCAGCAGCAAG GGGTAGGTGCCAGGAACTGCaaggagctgctggagcagggtgaggggctgagcGGCTGGTACACCATCCACCCCGAACCAGGGAGAACGCTGACCGTCTTCTGTGACATGGAAACGGATGGCGGGGGCTGGCTG GTGTTCCAGCGGCGCCAGGATGGGTCGGTGGATTTCTATCGGGGCTGGGAGGCCTACAAGAGAGGCTTTGGGAACCAAGCATCGGAGTTCTGGCTGGGCAACGACAACATCCACCTTCTCACCAACACTG GGACCTACCAGCTACGGATTGAGGCCAGGGACTTCAATGAGTCCAGCACGTTTGCCAAGTACAGCAGCTTCAAGATGTTCAGCGAAAGGGAAAACTACACGCTCGCCTTGGGCTCCTACTCGGATGGCACCATGG GAGATTCTCTCTCGGGCCACAACCGGCTGGGGTTCTCCACGCGGGACAAAGACCACGACACCTTTGGGGGCAGCTGTGCCATCCTGTACAAAGGCGGCTGGTGGTATGGGCAGTGCCACTCCTCCAACCTCAACGGGCTGTACCTCAAAGGTGAACACAGCTCCTACGCCAATGGGATCAACTGGTCCACCGGGAAGGGGCACCACTACTCTTACAAATACGTGGACATGAAAATACGGCCCCAGTAG
- the LOC115637740 gene encoding LOW QUALITY PROTEIN: heat shock 70 kDa protein 1A-like (The sequence of the model RefSeq protein was modified relative to this genomic sequence to represent the inferred CDS: inserted 1 base in 1 codon) — MEKNSPKPALKHPAIGIDLGTTKSCVGLFRDGKVEIIVSNQGIRTTPSCVAFTETGRLIGDEAKNQAALNSPNIIFSAKRLIGRTSEDPVVQADAEFWPFQIVKAEGKPQVQVSYKGKEKVFYPEEISAMVLGKLKEMAEDYLGHPLTHAIITVPAHFNDSQRQATKDAGTIAGLNVLRILSETTAAALAYSLDNPSNGGHNVLIFDLGGGTFSVSVLTIDGGILEVKATSGDTHLGGDDFDNCLVSFFIDEFLKKHQENISKDRRAVWRLRRACEAAKCTLSSNIKASIDLYCLYKGIDFHADITRAQFEELCADLFRGTLKPVERALQDAKLSQAQIHDVVLVGASTRIPKIQELLQDFFGGRQLNKSLNLDEAVAYGAAVQAAILIGERSEVTRGLLALDVVSMSLGIETDAGKMHTLIRRNTAMPAVVTRTFTTFDDHQPDLLIRAYEGERATAKENHLLGRFLLKGISPAPRGMVLVEATFYINADGILTVFALDKVAGNANPITVDANKGRLSREEIQRLAAEAEKYRAEDRAQKWKLATKNYLQSCAFSMKRTSEDILNYFTLQAKKKVMEKCQLAFSWLXSNWMAEEEEIRPYENGLGELPPRT, encoded by the exons ATGGAGAAGAATTCACCGAAGCCTGCTCTGAAACACCCAGCAATTGGTATTGACTTGGGCACCACTAAATCCTGCGTGGGCCTCTTCCGAGATGGCAAGGTGGAAATAATTGTCAGCAACCAGGGCATCCGTACCACACCCAGCTGCGTGGCCTTCACTGAGACAGGGAGGTTGATAGGGGATGAGGCAAAGAACCAGGCAGCCCTTAACTCTCCTAACATCATATTCAGTGCCAAGCGCTTGATTGGCCGAACATCTGAAGACCCTGTTGTGCAGGCAGATGCGGAGTTCTGGCCCTTCCAGATAGTGAAAGCTGAAGGAAAGCCCCAGGTGCAGGTGTCCTACAAGGGAAAGGAGAAGGTTTTCTACCCAGAGGAGATTTCTGCCATGGTGCTGGGTAAATTGAAGGAGATGGCTGAGGACTACCTGGGCCACCCCCTCACCCATGCCATTATTACTGTGCCAGCCCACTTCAATGACTCTCAGCGCCAGGCCACAAAAGACGCTGGTACGATCGCTGGCCTCAATGTGCTGAGGATCCTCAGTGAGACTACAGCTGCTGCCCTGGCCTACAGCCTAGACAATCCTAGCAATGGAGGACACAACGTGCTTATCTTTGACCTGGGTGGAGGAACCTTCAGTGTCTCCGTCCTCACCATTGATGGGGGTATCCTCGAGGTGAAGGCTACCTCTGGGGACACCCATCTGGGAGGGGATGATTTTGACAACTGCCTGGTGAGCTTCTTCATAGACGAATTCCTAAAGAAACATCAGGAGAACATCAGCAAGGACAGGAGGGCTGTGTGGAGGCTCAGGAGGGCTTGCGAGGCAGCCAAATGCACACTGTCCTCCAACATCAAAGCCAGTATCGACTTGTACTGCCTGTACAAAGGGATCGATTTCCATGCAGACATCACCCGGGCCCAGTTCGAGGAGCTGTGTGCTGACCTCTTCCGAGGGACCCTGAAGCCCGTGGAGAGGGCGCTGCAGGATGCAAAGCTGAGCCAGGCCCAGATCCATGATGTTGTCCTGGTGGGCGCCTCCACCCGCATCCCCAAGATCCAGGAACTGCTGCAGGATTTCTTTGGTGGCCGGCAGCTAAACAAAAGCCTCAACCTGGATGAAGCTGTTGCCTATGGGGCAGCAGTTCAAGCTGCCATCCTGATCGGAGAGAGGTCAGAGGTCACTAGGGGCTTGCTTGCCCTGGATGTGGTGTCCATGTCTCTGGGGATTGAGACGGACGCAGGGAAAATGCACACTCTGATCAGACGCAACACTGCCATGCCCGCGGTGGTAACTCGGACCTTCACCACCTTTGATGACCATCAGCCTGACCTGCTCATCCGTGCCTATGAGGGGGAGAGAGCTACTGCCAAGGAGAACCACCTGCTTGGCCGTTTCCTTTTGAAGGGCATTTCTCCCGCCCCCCGTGGCATGGTCTTGGTGGAGGCGACCTTCTATATTAACGCAGATGGCATCCTAACTGTGTTTGCCCTGGACAAAGTTGCCGGCAATGCCAATCCCATCACTGTGGATGCCAACAAGGGGcgactgagcagagaggagataCAGAGGTTAGCGGCAGAGGCTGAGAAATACCGAGCTGAGGATAGGGCACAGAAATGGAAATTGGCCACTAAGAACTACCTTCAGTCCTGCGCTTTCAGTATGAAGCGGACCTCTGAAGATATCCTTAACTACTTCACCTTGCAGGCCAAGAAGAAGGTGATGGAGAAATGTCAGCTGGCCTTCTCTTGGC AGTCCAACTGGATGGCTGAAGAGGAGGAGATCAGGCCCTATGAAAATGGTCTCGGGGAACTCCCTCCCAGGACTTAA
- the LOC115637741 gene encoding ryncolin-1-like isoform X3, with product MPGMPGTNGLLGAKGDLGPQGPPGEKGSPGAMGKAGPKGDKGEASSSASSQQQGVGARNCKELLEQGEGLSGWYTIHPEPGRTLTVFCDMETDGGGWLVFQRRQDGSVDFYRGWEAYKRGFGNQASEFWLGNDNIHLLTNTGTYQLRIEARDFNESSTFAKYSSFKMFSERENYTLALGSYSDGTMGDSLSGHNRLGFSTRDKDHDTFGGSCAILYKGGWWYGQCHSSNLNGLYLKGEHSSYANGINWSTGKGHHYSYKYVDMKIRPQ from the exons ATGCCAGGCATGCCGGGGACAAATGGCCTACTTGGGGCTAAAGGAGATCTAGGCCCTCAAGGGCCCCCAG GTGAGAAGGGctcccctggggcaatggggaaggCTGGACCCAAAGGAGACAAAG gAGAAGCCAGCAGTTCTGCCAGCTCTCAGCAGCAAG GGGTAGGTGCCAGGAACTGCaaggagctgctggagcagggtgaggggctgagcGGCTGGTACACCATCCACCCCGAACCAGGGAGAACGCTGACCGTCTTCTGTGACATGGAAACGGATGGCGGGGGCTGGCTG GTGTTCCAGCGGCGCCAGGATGGGTCGGTGGATTTCTATCGGGGCTGGGAGGCCTACAAGAGAGGCTTTGGGAACCAAGCATCGGAGTTCTGGCTGGGCAACGACAACATCCACCTTCTCACCAACACTG GGACCTACCAGCTACGGATTGAGGCCAGGGACTTCAATGAGTCCAGCACGTTTGCCAAGTACAGCAGCTTCAAGATGTTCAGCGAAAGGGAAAACTACACGCTCGCCTTGGGCTCCTACTCGGATGGCACCATGG GAGATTCTCTCTCGGGCCACAACCGGCTGGGGTTCTCCACGCGGGACAAAGACCACGACACCTTTGGGGGCAGCTGTGCCATCCTGTACAAAGGCGGCTGGTGGTATGGGCAGTGCCACTCCTCCAACCTCAACGGGCTGTACCTCAAAGGTGAACACAGCTCCTACGCCAATGGGATCAACTGGTCCACCGGGAAGGGGCACCACTACTCTTACAAATACGTGGACATGAAAATACGGCCCCAGTAG
- the IFI6 gene encoding interferon alpha-inducible protein 6 produces the protein MWRQSQLLFLLCLVLSSGSADRLRDDEEEDGCTLIDALPYMVVGGAALMYAGPAVLATLGFQATGIAAGSVGSWLMSWSAISSGGGVPAGGVVATLQSLGAQAGSVAWGSIGSRLGYTAHQNFICGKKQRSKKQ, from the exons ATGTGGCGACAATCCcagcttctcttcctgctgtgtcTGGTTCTGTCCAGTGGCTCTGCTGACCGGTTGAGAG ATGATGAAGAGGAGGATGGCTGCACACTAATAGATGCTCTCCCATACATGGTCGTGGGAGGAG CTGCTCTGATGTATGCAGGACCAGCTGTGCTGGCTACGTTGGGGTTCCAGGCCACCGGCATAGCAGCCGGCTCCGTGGGTTCCTGGTTGATGAGCTGGTCTGCCATAAGTTCGGGAGGCGGCGTGCCTGCAGGGGGAGTCGTGGCCACGCTCCAGAGCCTCG GGGCCCAAGCAGGCAGCGTGGCCTGGGGGTCGATCGGCTCCAGGCTGGGCTACACTGCCCACCAGAACTTCATCTGCGGCAAGAAGCAGAGGTCCAAGAAGCAGTAA
- the LOC115637741 gene encoding veficolin-1-like isoform X2 yields MKSCMGLLLALAFLLAAPGPRAGFAQETESGCCAQLKELSQCGADKKIFFQGQPGIPGMPGMPGTNGLLGAKGDLGPQGPPGEKGSPGAMGKAGPKGDKGEASSSASSQQQGARNCKELLEQGEGLSGWYTIHPEPGRTLTVFCDMETDGGGWLVFQRRQDGSVDFYRGWEAYKRGFGNQASEFWLGNDNIHLLTNTGTYQLRIEARDFNESSTFAKYSSFKMFSERENYTLALGSYSDGTMGDSLSGHNRLGFSTRDKDHDTFGGSCAILYKGGWWYGQCHSSNLNGLYLKGEHSSYANGINWSTGKGHHYSYKYVDMKIRPQ; encoded by the exons ATGAAGTCTTGCATGGGCCTTCTCCTCGCCCTGGCATTCCTGCTGGCTGCCCCGGGCCCCAGGGCAGGCTTTGCCCAGGAGACAGAGTCCGGCTGCTGTGCAC AGCTGAAGGAATTATCCCAGTGCGGAGCGGACAAGAAGATCTTTTTCCAGGGCCAGCCAGGGATCCCAGGAATGCCAGGCATGCCGGGGACAAATGGCCTACTTGGGGCTAAAGGAGATCTAGGCCCTCAAGGGCCCCCAG GTGAGAAGGGctcccctggggcaatggggaaggCTGGACCCAAAGGAGACAAAG gAGAAGCCAGCAGTTCTGCCAGCTCTCAGCAGCAAG GTGCCAGGAACTGCaaggagctgctggagcagggtgaggggctgagcGGCTGGTACACCATCCACCCCGAACCAGGGAGAACGCTGACCGTCTTCTGTGACATGGAAACGGATGGCGGGGGCTGGCTG GTGTTCCAGCGGCGCCAGGATGGGTCGGTGGATTTCTATCGGGGCTGGGAGGCCTACAAGAGAGGCTTTGGGAACCAAGCATCGGAGTTCTGGCTGGGCAACGACAACATCCACCTTCTCACCAACACTG GGACCTACCAGCTACGGATTGAGGCCAGGGACTTCAATGAGTCCAGCACGTTTGCCAAGTACAGCAGCTTCAAGATGTTCAGCGAAAGGGAAAACTACACGCTCGCCTTGGGCTCCTACTCGGATGGCACCATGG GAGATTCTCTCTCGGGCCACAACCGGCTGGGGTTCTCCACGCGGGACAAAGACCACGACACCTTTGGGGGCAGCTGTGCCATCCTGTACAAAGGCGGCTGGTGGTATGGGCAGTGCCACTCCTCCAACCTCAACGGGCTGTACCTCAAAGGTGAACACAGCTCCTACGCCAATGGGATCAACTGGTCCACCGGGAAGGGGCACCACTACTCTTACAAATACGTGGACATGAAAATACGGCCCCAGTAG